In Nocardioides sp., the following proteins share a genomic window:
- a CDS encoding AMP-binding protein gives MTWQRQVSPEDQERFRSNGWWRDVTALDEFLDSVARHPHKAAVVAYSKDNPIPFTVTYGQLGAMVDRCALAYLEHGVGKGDAVTIQLPNVWQFPVAVLAAMRIGALPNPVPHIYRGHELRFMLNHAQSKLYVIQSDFRGFSFIDMARNLRVEAPALEHIVTIGAQHDDTLDFDQVFLGTPRELEPGARKRLDAMRPKADDPAFLMFTSGTTGQPKAALHSFNTVWSAGRGITEGVEAGPDDVCFMASTVGHLTGFYWGTVFPLSIGQKIVYQDVWDAAALLDMVEREGVSWTVSATPFVLDMVKEQQRQPRPLASLRAFACGGAPIPPTAAIAAKDVLDMDLVSLWGMTEVGTCTVHHVGVPVETLAASDGMQVDFMDLRIVDDEFNPVADGEEGRLQVRGPSIILGYYEQPDNTAAAETPDGWFETGDLGMHVPDGGVRITGRSKDIILRGGQNVPVVEIENALITHPHIAEVAVVAYPDDRMGERGCAVIVPEGEAPTLADLQEHLSAAGLAKQFWPEMIKIVDAMPRTPSGKIQKFILRDQVKSEVTAS, from the coding sequence ATGACGTGGCAGCGACAGGTGTCGCCCGAAGACCAGGAGCGCTTCCGGAGCAACGGCTGGTGGCGCGATGTCACTGCGCTCGACGAGTTCCTCGACTCGGTCGCCCGCCACCCCCACAAGGCCGCCGTCGTGGCCTACTCCAAGGACAACCCGATCCCGTTCACGGTGACCTACGGCCAGCTCGGCGCGATGGTCGACCGCTGCGCCCTGGCCTACCTCGAGCACGGCGTCGGCAAGGGTGACGCGGTCACGATCCAGCTGCCCAACGTGTGGCAGTTCCCCGTCGCCGTCCTCGCCGCGATGCGCATCGGCGCCCTGCCCAACCCGGTGCCGCACATCTATCGCGGGCACGAGCTGCGCTTCATGCTCAACCACGCGCAGAGCAAGCTCTATGTCATCCAGTCGGACTTCCGCGGCTTCTCGTTCATCGACATGGCGCGCAACCTGCGCGTCGAGGCCCCGGCACTCGAGCACATCGTGACGATCGGCGCACAGCACGACGACACCCTCGACTTCGACCAGGTCTTCCTCGGCACGCCGCGCGAGCTCGAGCCCGGTGCACGGAAGCGCCTCGACGCGATGCGCCCCAAGGCCGATGACCCCGCCTTCCTCATGTTCACCTCGGGCACCACCGGCCAGCCGAAAGCGGCGCTGCACTCCTTCAACACCGTCTGGTCGGCCGGTCGCGGCATCACCGAGGGCGTGGAGGCCGGTCCCGACGACGTGTGCTTCATGGCCTCGACCGTCGGTCACCTCACCGGCTTCTATTGGGGCACCGTCTTCCCGCTGTCGATCGGCCAGAAGATCGTCTACCAGGACGTCTGGGACGCCGCGGCCCTGCTCGACATGGTCGAGCGCGAGGGCGTCAGCTGGACGGTCTCCGCGACGCCGTTCGTCCTCGACATGGTCAAGGAGCAGCAGCGACAGCCGCGCCCGCTCGCCAGCCTGCGTGCCTTCGCGTGCGGCGGAGCCCCGATCCCGCCGACCGCAGCGATCGCCGCCAAGGACGTCCTCGACATGGACCTGGTCTCTTTGTGGGGCATGACCGAGGTCGGTACGTGCACGGTCCACCACGTGGGCGTACCGGTGGAGACGCTGGCGGCCAGCGACGGCATGCAGGTCGACTTCATGGACCTGCGCATCGTCGATGACGAGTTCAACCCGGTCGCCGACGGCGAGGAGGGGCGACTGCAGGTACGCGGTCCGAGCATCATCCTCGGCTACTACGAGCAGCCCGACAACACCGCTGCCGCCGAGACCCCCGACGGCTGGTTCGAGACCGGCGACCTCGGCATGCACGTCCCCGACGGCGGTGTCCGCATCACCGGTCGCAGCAAGGACATCATCCTGCGCGGTGGCCAGAACGTCCCCGTCGTCGAGATCGAGAACGCCCTGATCACCCACCCGCACATCGCCGAGGTGGCCGTCGTCGCCTACCCCGACGACCGCATGGGTGAGCGCGGTTGTGCCGTGATCGTTCCCGAGGGCGAGGCCCCGACCCTGGCGGACCTCCAGGAGCACCTGTCAGCAGCCGGCCTGGCCAAGCAGTTCTGGCCCGAGATGATCAAGATCGTCGACGCCATGCCGCGTACGCCTTCAGGAAAGATCCAGAAGTTCATCCTGCGCGACCAGGTCAAGTCGGAGGTCACCGCCTCCTGA
- a CDS encoding PaaX family transcriptional regulator C-terminal domain-containing protein: MTTTPAIHSRAPLAGTRQSSARALLLVLLGEFVWPSLDPVWSSTLLKALADLDVEPNAARKALQRTSETGLIEAERDGRRVRWTITPGGFRTLQAGDQRVFRWDARDTSWDGRWLMLSVSVPEKQRKLRHHLQSRLTWAGLGSPVPGEWLTPHWERAEDVADVVRSLNLVDQAHMFIGTPGPLTDERRLVERAWDLDELAAEYQHFIDTFGSVNPPTDRDCLRERVALTQSWRRFPYLDPDLPKQFLPTNWPGHEASRVFRDRHNALEVRSLRHWNKLASSA; the protein is encoded by the coding sequence GTGACGACCACGCCAGCCATCCACAGCCGCGCGCCGCTCGCCGGGACCCGGCAGAGCAGTGCCCGCGCACTGCTGCTGGTGCTGCTCGGCGAGTTCGTGTGGCCCTCGCTCGACCCGGTGTGGTCCTCGACGCTGCTCAAGGCGCTGGCCGACCTCGACGTCGAGCCCAATGCGGCCCGCAAGGCCCTCCAGCGCACCTCCGAGACCGGTCTCATCGAGGCCGAACGCGACGGCCGCCGCGTGCGGTGGACGATCACCCCCGGCGGTTTCCGCACCCTGCAGGCCGGTGACCAGCGCGTCTTTCGGTGGGACGCCCGCGACACGAGTTGGGACGGTCGCTGGCTGATGCTCTCGGTCTCGGTGCCGGAAAAGCAGCGCAAGCTGCGCCACCACCTGCAGTCGCGACTGACCTGGGCCGGACTCGGCTCGCCCGTCCCGGGGGAGTGGTTGACCCCGCACTGGGAGCGCGCCGAAGACGTCGCCGACGTCGTGCGCAGCCTGAACCTGGTCGATCAGGCCCACATGTTCATCGGCACCCCCGGCCCGCTCACCGACGAGCGCCGGCTCGTGGAGCGGGCCTGGGACCTCGACGAACTCGCGGCCGAATACCAGCACTTCATCGACACCTTCGGCAGCGTCAATCCGCCCACGGATCGCGACTGCCTGCGGGAGCGAGTTGCGTTGACCCAGAGCTGGCGGCGCTTCCCCTACCTAGACCCCGACCTGCCCAAGCAGTTCCTGCCGACCAACTGGCCCGGACATGAGGCCTCGCGCGTCTTCCGTGATCGGCACAACGCGCTCGAGGTGCGGTCGCTGCGCCACTGGAACAAGCTCGCCAGCAGCGCCTGA
- a CDS encoding SDR family NAD(P)-dependent oxidoreductase, which produces MTQHVLDEMPVVVTGSSRGLGRAFALALAQAGASVVVNGTTESAVRETVGLIEEGGGRATGFVGSVSDDAEARALVAHCVSTFGGIGMLVNNAGFTRDRSFTRMSVEEFDDVVGVHLRGTWSTSSAAAQEMRSAGGGRILNVTSGAGLFGMFGQANYSAAKAGVVGMTRVMDLELNRFGIRVNALAPVAATEMTAVFSGGDVGHAVTFPPPETVAPVAVYLASPEADFVHGQVLSFDGTVLSVWTHPQAAATWQRDGGWTAVGMAQVLTEGDLEFPHPDRWGAGVLPS; this is translated from the coding sequence ATGACGCAGCACGTGCTGGACGAAATGCCGGTCGTGGTGACCGGTTCGTCGCGAGGGCTCGGTCGAGCTTTCGCCCTTGCGCTGGCCCAGGCCGGTGCGAGCGTGGTGGTCAACGGCACCACCGAGAGCGCGGTCCGGGAGACCGTCGGGCTCATCGAGGAGGGCGGTGGGCGCGCCACCGGGTTCGTCGGGTCGGTCTCCGATGACGCCGAGGCCCGCGCACTCGTCGCGCACTGCGTCTCCACCTTCGGCGGCATCGGGATGCTGGTCAACAACGCCGGCTTCACCCGCGACCGCTCGTTCACCCGGATGAGCGTCGAGGAGTTCGACGACGTGGTGGGTGTCCACCTACGAGGCACGTGGTCGACCAGCTCGGCTGCGGCGCAGGAGATGCGATCCGCTGGCGGAGGCCGCATCCTCAACGTCACCTCGGGAGCCGGTCTCTTCGGCATGTTCGGCCAGGCCAACTACTCCGCCGCCAAGGCGGGCGTGGTGGGCATGACGCGGGTCATGGACCTGGAGCTCAACCGCTTCGGCATCCGCGTCAACGCGTTGGCTCCCGTCGCCGCCACCGAAATGACCGCAGTCTTTTCCGGTGGCGACGTCGGACACGCAGTGACGTTTCCCCCGCCCGAGACCGTCGCTCCCGTCGCGGTCTATCTCGCGAGCCCGGAGGCCGACTTCGTCCATGGTCAGGTGCTGTCGTTCGACGGGACGGTATTGTCCGTCTGGACCCACCCGCAGGCGGCTGCCACGTGGCAGCGCGACGGGGGATGGACCGCAGTCGGGATGGCTCAGGTGCTGACCGAGGGCGACCTCGAGTTCCCCCATCCCGATCGCTGGGGAGCAGGCGTACTGCCGTCCTGA
- a CDS encoding enoyl-CoA hydratase/isomerase family protein has product MEAWRYDDEVAAVLLIGTEEIFCGGWRLDVLSGITGDDQKRFTELATRLMTDLTDYRKPTIAGVAGVAPGYGMDLANMCDITVAAENAFFGSTQVKYAMNGFYGGLMRKVGPMRARRLFFTGDPIDVHEAYRIGMVDEVVPVGHLRERALAVAKEVAEAGTELTTVLKEVALRATTMDHVAGIAYELRVTHDLTQRPLFHERTPDGLKKLKSGSSRATERVRTSDPS; this is encoded by the coding sequence TTGGAGGCGTGGCGATATGACGACGAGGTCGCCGCGGTGCTGCTCATCGGCACGGAGGAGATCTTCTGCGGCGGCTGGCGCCTCGACGTCCTCAGCGGCATCACCGGCGACGACCAGAAGCGGTTCACCGAGCTGGCCACCCGCCTGATGACCGACCTCACGGACTACCGCAAGCCCACGATCGCCGGCGTCGCCGGTGTCGCCCCGGGCTATGGCATGGACCTGGCCAACATGTGCGACATCACGGTCGCGGCCGAGAACGCCTTCTTCGGCTCCACCCAGGTGAAATACGCCATGAACGGCTTCTACGGCGGGCTCATGCGCAAGGTGGGGCCGATGCGTGCTCGGCGCCTCTTCTTCACCGGTGACCCGATCGACGTCCACGAGGCCTACCGCATCGGCATGGTCGACGAGGTGGTCCCCGTCGGCCACCTGCGTGAGCGCGCCCTCGCCGTCGCCAAGGAGGTCGCCGAGGCCGGCACCGAGCTGACCACGGTCCTCAAGGAGGTCGCCCTGCGCGCCACCACGATGGACCACGTGGCGGGCATCGCCTACGAGCTCCGCGTCACCCACGACCTCACCCAGCGCCCGCTCTTCCACGAGCGCACTCCCGACGGCCTGAAGAAGCTCAAGTCCGGCTCGAGCCGCGCGACCGAGCGGGTTCGCACGAGCGACCCGTCCTGA
- a CDS encoding helix-turn-helix domain-containing protein encodes MTRRSTATARRPSDRGAQIVTAAATLFRKRGFVNVSMKDVAAEVGVTAPAIYRHFPGKDALLSAAIDSGLTQVESVVAASTTLRALLDGLAEVAVERSDLWMLITRESENLPEDQRHQVQQRFAALRDALAGHLTTARPPLSEPDLDLLTRAVLAALAAPAQFGQRLTGRRLATALAAISATICEIDVPHATGSATTAAHRNQFDASLSRQEEVLAVAARLFAERGYQNVSLADIGAEADMAGPSLYHHFASKSEILLGVLRRSIDWIELDRTRSIRDNDEPDIALHRLVEKLRRHGHGHARPVPGVHQGGHQPARG; translated from the coding sequence TTGACCCGCCGATCCACCGCCACTGCACGGCGCCCCAGCGACCGTGGCGCACAGATCGTCACGGCCGCCGCGACGCTGTTCCGCAAGCGGGGATTCGTCAACGTCTCCATGAAGGACGTGGCCGCCGAGGTCGGGGTCACGGCCCCGGCGATCTATCGCCACTTCCCCGGCAAGGATGCGCTCCTGTCCGCCGCCATCGACTCCGGCCTGACCCAGGTCGAGTCGGTGGTGGCGGCGAGCACCACCCTCCGCGCACTCCTCGACGGGCTGGCCGAGGTCGCCGTCGAGCGCAGCGACCTGTGGATGCTCATCACCCGCGAGTCCGAGAACCTCCCCGAGGACCAGCGCCACCAGGTCCAACAGCGCTTCGCCGCGCTGAGGGACGCACTGGCCGGCCACCTCACCACGGCCCGTCCCCCGCTGTCCGAACCGGACCTCGACCTGCTCACCCGCGCCGTTCTGGCCGCCCTCGCAGCACCGGCCCAGTTCGGTCAGCGCCTCACGGGCAGGCGCTTGGCAACCGCCCTCGCAGCGATCAGCGCGACGATCTGCGAGATCGACGTACCGCATGCGACGGGGAGCGCGACCACGGCTGCTCACCGCAACCAGTTCGACGCCTCGCTCTCACGCCAGGAGGAGGTGCTCGCAGTCGCAGCGCGACTGTTCGCCGAGCGCGGCTACCAGAACGTCTCGCTGGCCGACATCGGCGCCGAGGCCGACATGGCGGGCCCGAGCCTCTATCACCACTTCGCCAGCAAGTCCGAGATCCTCCTCGGCGTCCTGCGGCGCTCGATCGACTGGATCGAGCTCGACCGCACGCGGTCGATCCGCGACAACGACGAACCCGACATTGCGTTGCATCGACTCGTGGAGAAGCTACGTCGACATGGCCATGGCCACGCCCGACCTGTTCCGGGTGTTCACCAAGGAGGCCATCAACCTGCGCGGGGCTGA
- a CDS encoding acyl-CoA dehydrogenase family protein gives MLMFPAGEEFGGSDMDDFRFNMILDEEFARANLMGCGLGISLQNDVLGPYFLDLTNDEQKRRWLPGLVNGELVSAIAMTEPGTGSDLAGIRTTARFDGADYVLNGAKTFITNGQNADLVVVAARTSEHPHKGLSLLVVERGMPGFERGRNLDKLGLHAQDTSELSFTDVRVPVANLLGEEGSGFLSLVRNLPKERMSLAATAVGACEGMLERTLAYVKERTAFGQPIGSFQNSRFVLAELATEVEVARTFVDTCVEDLVAGRLTAPRAAKAKWWTTELQNLVAAQCLQLHGGYGFMTEYDISRSYADARVQTIFGGTTEIMKEIIGRDLGL, from the coding sequence ATGCTGATGTTCCCGGCAGGGGAGGAGTTCGGCGGCTCGGACATGGACGACTTCAGGTTCAACATGATCCTGGACGAGGAGTTCGCCCGTGCCAACCTGATGGGTTGCGGCCTGGGCATCTCCCTGCAGAACGACGTGCTGGGACCCTACTTCCTCGACCTCACCAACGACGAGCAGAAGCGGCGCTGGCTGCCCGGCCTCGTCAACGGTGAGCTGGTCTCGGCCATCGCGATGACCGAGCCGGGCACCGGCAGCGACCTCGCCGGCATCCGTACGACTGCCCGTTTCGACGGCGCCGACTATGTCCTCAACGGCGCCAAGACCTTCATCACCAACGGGCAGAACGCCGACCTCGTCGTCGTCGCCGCCCGCACCAGCGAGCACCCCCACAAGGGCCTCTCGCTGCTCGTCGTCGAGCGCGGCATGCCCGGCTTCGAGCGTGGGCGCAACCTCGACAAGCTCGGCCTGCACGCCCAGGACACCAGCGAGCTGAGCTTCACCGACGTCCGCGTCCCAGTCGCCAACCTGCTCGGCGAGGAGGGCAGCGGCTTCCTGAGCCTGGTGCGCAACCTCCCGAAGGAGCGGATGTCGCTGGCCGCGACTGCCGTCGGAGCCTGCGAGGGCATGCTCGAGCGCACGCTGGCCTACGTCAAGGAGCGCACTGCCTTCGGGCAGCCGATCGGCTCCTTCCAGAACTCCCGCTTCGTGCTGGCCGAGCTGGCCACCGAGGTGGAGGTCGCCCGGACCTTCGTCGACACCTGCGTCGAGGACCTGGTCGCCGGCCGGCTCACCGCGCCGCGCGCTGCCAAGGCGAAGTGGTGGACCACCGAGCTGCAGAACCTCGTCGCCGCGCAGTGCCTGCAGTTGCACGGCGGCTACGGCTTCATGACCGAGTACGACATCAGCCGGTCCTATGCCGACGCCCGCGTGCAGACGATCTTCGGTGGCACGACGGAGATCATGAAGGAGATCATCGGCCGCGACCTGGGCCTGTGA
- a CDS encoding 3-hydroxyacyl-CoA dehydrogenase NAD-binding domain-containing protein — protein sequence MTTPDYFHWEQNSDGVVVLTMDAPGKRANTMDEAFRQALGPAVDRLEAERESITGVVIASAKDTFFAGGDLELMMNATTDDAQEIYDLLTQVKQPLRRLEKLGVPVVAAINGSALGGGYEIALAAHHRVAVDRPGLKVGLPETTLGLLPGAGGVARTVRMFGLQRALETVLLTGRTYGSRKALEAGLVDEVVSSEDELWPAALAWIKANPEASKPWDQPGFTIPGGAPDSPKVAAVLPVMPAVLRKQFRGSPAPAQLNVLAAAVEGAQVDIDTALDIETRYCTELICSQISHNIIKSSFFDMQRIRKGAGRPEGYPAHQASKVSVIGAGMMGAAIAFVCAKAGIEVVLKDVSQEGAERGKGYAAKVLDKQVSSGRVSEEQRDAILARILPTDDMTRTQGSDLVIEAVFENPDLKRSVFAELEGHVNADAVLGSNTSTLPITDLATGVSRPEDFIGLHFFSPVDRMPLLEIVVGDKTSDATLAKALDISHQIGKVPIVVNDSPGFFTTRVIVQYVLEAIAAVGEGVDPAVIERAATMAGYPVGPLALVDELTLTLLRDIYDQAAAARNEDPADRHPGRAVLETMIEAGRPGRSKGAGFYDYVDGRKQGLSPVLADMYPVVEDAVSVQDIQDRLLFTESIDTMRCLDEGVLRTITDANVGSVLGIGYPGWTGGVLQHINQYEGGPAGFVARADELAAKYGRRFDSPASLRQLAADGKTYE from the coding sequence ATGACCACCCCTGACTACTTCCACTGGGAGCAGAACTCCGACGGCGTCGTCGTGCTGACGATGGACGCCCCGGGCAAGCGCGCCAACACGATGGACGAGGCGTTCCGCCAGGCGCTCGGCCCGGCCGTCGACCGCCTCGAGGCCGAGCGCGAGTCGATCACCGGCGTCGTGATCGCCTCGGCGAAGGACACCTTCTTCGCCGGTGGCGACCTCGAGCTGATGATGAACGCGACCACGGACGACGCCCAGGAGATCTACGACCTGCTGACCCAGGTCAAGCAGCCGCTGCGTCGCCTCGAGAAGCTCGGCGTCCCCGTCGTCGCCGCCATCAACGGCTCGGCTCTCGGCGGCGGCTACGAGATCGCCCTCGCCGCCCACCACCGCGTCGCCGTCGACCGCCCGGGCCTCAAGGTAGGACTGCCCGAGACGACCCTGGGTCTGCTGCCCGGAGCGGGCGGAGTGGCCCGTACGGTCCGCATGTTCGGCCTGCAGCGGGCGCTCGAGACCGTCCTCCTGACGGGTCGGACGTACGGCTCCCGGAAGGCACTCGAGGCCGGTCTCGTCGACGAGGTCGTGTCCTCCGAGGACGAGCTGTGGCCGGCCGCGCTGGCCTGGATCAAGGCCAACCCCGAGGCGAGCAAGCCCTGGGACCAGCCCGGCTTCACGATTCCCGGCGGCGCACCGGACAGCCCGAAGGTCGCGGCCGTCCTGCCGGTCATGCCTGCCGTGCTGCGCAAGCAGTTCCGCGGCTCGCCGGCCCCGGCCCAGCTCAACGTGCTGGCCGCGGCGGTTGAGGGCGCACAGGTCGACATCGACACTGCGCTCGACATCGAGACGCGCTATTGCACCGAGCTGATCTGCAGCCAGATCTCGCACAACATCATCAAGTCGTCGTTCTTCGACATGCAGCGCATCCGCAAGGGTGCAGGGCGTCCGGAGGGCTACCCCGCCCACCAGGCCTCCAAGGTGTCGGTCATCGGCGCGGGCATGATGGGCGCGGCCATCGCGTTCGTGTGTGCCAAGGCCGGCATCGAGGTCGTGCTCAAGGACGTCAGCCAGGAAGGCGCGGAGCGCGGCAAGGGCTATGCGGCCAAGGTGCTCGACAAGCAGGTCTCCTCGGGCCGGGTCTCGGAGGAGCAGCGCGACGCCATCCTGGCCCGCATCCTGCCCACTGACGACATGACCCGGACCCAGGGCTCCGACCTGGTCATCGAGGCCGTCTTCGAGAACCCCGACCTCAAGCGCAGCGTCTTCGCCGAGCTCGAGGGCCACGTCAACGCCGACGCCGTCCTGGGGTCCAACACCTCGACGCTGCCGATCACCGACCTGGCGACGGGAGTGAGCCGTCCGGAGGACTTCATCGGGCTGCACTTCTTCTCGCCGGTCGACCGGATGCCGCTGCTGGAGATCGTCGTCGGTGACAAGACGTCCGACGCCACCCTGGCCAAGGCGCTCGACATCTCCCACCAGATCGGCAAGGTGCCGATCGTGGTCAACGACAGCCCGGGCTTCTTCACCACCCGCGTCATCGTGCAATACGTGCTGGAGGCCATCGCGGCCGTCGGTGAGGGCGTGGACCCGGCCGTCATCGAGCGCGCGGCGACCATGGCGGGCTATCCCGTCGGGCCGCTCGCGCTGGTCGACGAGCTCACCCTCACGCTGCTGCGCGACATCTATGACCAGGCTGCTGCGGCACGCAACGAGGACCCGGCCGACCGCCACCCCGGGCGCGCCGTCCTGGAGACGATGATCGAGGCGGGTCGCCCCGGTCGCTCGAAGGGCGCCGGCTTCTACGACTACGTCGACGGTCGCAAGCAGGGGCTCTCGCCCGTGCTCGCCGACATGTATCCCGTCGTCGAGGACGCCGTCAGTGTCCAGGACATCCAGGACCGCCTGCTGTTCACCGAGAGCATCGACACCATGCGCTGCCTCGACGAGGGCGTGCTGCGCACCATCACCGACGCCAACGTCGGCTCGGTGCTCGGCATCGGCTATCCCGGCTGGACCGGTGGCGTGCTCCAGCACATCAACCAGTATGAAGGCGGCCCGGCAGGGTTCGTCGCACGTGCCGACGAGCTCGCCGCGAAGTATGGCCGGCGCTTCGACTCGCCTGCGTCGTTGCGCCAGCTCGCCGCTGACGGCAAGACCTACGAGTGA
- a CDS encoding acetyl-CoA C-acetyltransferase: MTTQAFIYDAFRTPRGRGKANGSLHGTKPISLVVGLIDELRARHPDLDTDAIDDVVLGVVSPVGDQGSVIARSAALKAGLNPTVAGLQLNRFCGSGLEAVNTGAQKVVSGWDRLIVAGGVESMSRIPLGSDGGALMFDPETNYETHYIPQGVSADLIATIEGFSREDVDAYAVRSQERAAAAWSGGHFAKSIVPVTDRNGLLLLDRDEHMRPGATIESLSGLKPAFAGMGAMGFDDVAMQRFPAVTAVNHVHHAGNSSGIVDGAALVLIGSEQIGERIGLTPRARVVASATSGADPTIMLTGPTPATQKLLDTAGLTPDDIDLFEINEAFASVVLKYQKDFSIPDEKLNVNGGAIAMGHPLGATGAMLVGTVVDELERQDLRRAVVTLCIGGGMGIATLIERV, translated from the coding sequence ATGACAACCCAGGCGTTCATCTATGACGCGTTCCGCACCCCGCGCGGCCGTGGCAAGGCCAATGGCTCGCTGCACGGCACTAAGCCGATCTCCCTGGTGGTGGGGCTCATCGACGAGTTGCGCGCCCGCCACCCCGACCTCGACACCGACGCCATCGACGACGTCGTCCTCGGCGTGGTCTCGCCGGTCGGTGACCAGGGCTCGGTGATCGCACGGTCCGCCGCCCTCAAGGCCGGCCTCAACCCCACCGTCGCAGGGCTCCAGCTCAACCGCTTCTGCGGCTCCGGCCTCGAGGCCGTCAACACCGGAGCCCAGAAGGTCGTATCCGGCTGGGACCGGCTTATCGTCGCCGGCGGCGTCGAGTCCATGTCGCGCATCCCGCTCGGCTCGGACGGCGGCGCGCTGATGTTCGACCCCGAGACCAACTACGAGACCCACTACATCCCGCAGGGTGTCAGTGCCGACCTGATCGCGACGATCGAGGGCTTCAGCCGCGAGGACGTCGACGCCTATGCCGTTCGGAGCCAGGAGCGCGCGGCCGCCGCGTGGAGCGGTGGCCACTTCGCCAAGTCGATCGTTCCGGTCACCGACCGCAACGGCCTGCTCCTGCTCGACCGTGACGAGCACATGCGTCCAGGCGCGACCATCGAGAGCCTTTCCGGCCTCAAGCCCGCGTTCGCCGGCATGGGTGCGATGGGCTTCGACGACGTCGCCATGCAGCGCTTCCCGGCCGTCACCGCGGTCAACCACGTGCACCATGCCGGCAACTCCTCCGGCATCGTCGACGGCGCGGCCCTGGTGCTCATCGGCAGCGAGCAGATCGGCGAGCGCATCGGTCTCACCCCGCGCGCCCGCGTCGTGGCATCGGCCACCTCGGGTGCCGACCCGACGATCATGCTCACCGGCCCGACGCCGGCCACGCAGAAGCTGCTCGACACCGCCGGCCTCACCCCCGACGACATCGACCTGTTCGAGATCAACGAGGCCTTCGCGTCCGTGGTCCTCAAGTACCAGAAGGACTTCTCGATCCCCGACGAGAAGCTCAACGTCAACGGCGGTGCGATCGCCATGGGTCACCCGCTGGGTGCCACCGGCGCGATGCTCGTCGGCACGGTCGTCGACGAGCTCGAGCGCCAGGACCTGCGCCGGGCCGTGGTCACGCTCTGCATCGGCGGCGGCATGGGCATCGCCACCCTCATCGAACGCGTCTGA
- a CDS encoding nitronate monooxygenase family protein, which produces MKTPFTEAFGVRYPIVQGGMQWVGRAELVAAVAEAGALGMITALTQPTPEDLAKEIARTREMTDQPFGVNLTILPTINPPPYDEYRHVIADSGVKIVETAGSNPEPHMDFFNAHDIKVLHKCTSVRHAVKAEKVGVAGVSIDGFECAGHPGEDDIPGLVLIPAAADQLTIPFIASGGFADGRGLVAALALGAHGVNMGTRFMCAAESPIHEQVKKAIVNADERHTDLIFRTLRNTARVAKNSVSEEVVRILDDGGDFAAVRELVSGARGRTVYETGDVEAGIWTVGMVQGIINDIPTCADLVSRIVDDADALIASLSRFASASA; this is translated from the coding sequence ATGAAGACCCCCTTCACAGAGGCGTTCGGCGTCCGCTACCCGATCGTCCAGGGCGGCATGCAGTGGGTCGGCCGGGCCGAGCTCGTCGCCGCCGTCGCCGAGGCCGGCGCGCTCGGCATGATCACGGCGCTGACGCAGCCCACGCCAGAGGACCTGGCCAAGGAGATCGCTCGCACCAGGGAGATGACCGATCAACCGTTCGGCGTCAACCTGACGATCCTGCCGACGATCAACCCCCCGCCCTACGACGAATACCGCCACGTCATCGCCGACTCCGGCGTCAAGATCGTGGAGACGGCCGGGTCCAACCCCGAGCCGCACATGGACTTCTTCAACGCCCACGACATCAAGGTCCTGCACAAGTGCACGAGCGTGCGCCACGCGGTCAAGGCCGAGAAGGTCGGCGTCGCCGGCGTCAGCATCGACGGCTTCGAGTGCGCCGGTCACCCCGGCGAGGACGACATCCCGGGTCTGGTCCTGATCCCTGCCGCAGCCGACCAGCTGACCATCCCGTTCATCGCCTCGGGCGGTTTCGCCGACGGCCGCGGCCTGGTCGCCGCGCTCGCGTTGGGCGCCCACGGCGTCAACATGGGCACCCGCTTCATGTGCGCCGCCGAGTCCCCCATCCACGAGCAGGTCAAGAAGGCCATCGTCAACGCCGACGAGCGCCACACCGACCTGATCTTCCGCACCCTGCGCAACACCGCGCGGGTGGCGAAGAACTCGGTGAGTGAGGAGGTCGTACGGATCCTCGACGACGGCGGCGACTTCGCTGCAGTCCGCGAGCTCGTCTCCGGCGCTCGGGGCCGCACGGTCTATGAGACCGGCGACGTCGAGGCAGGCATCTGGACCGTCGGCATGGTGCAGGGCATCATCAACGACATCCCGACCTGCGCCGACCTGGTCAGCCGCATCGTCGACGACGCCGACGCGTTGATCGCGTCGCTGTCGCGCTTCGCCTCGGCCTCAGCGTGA